One window of the Gambusia affinis linkage group LG01, SWU_Gaff_1.0, whole genome shotgun sequence genome contains the following:
- the erbb3b gene encoding receptor tyrosine-protein kinase erbB-3b isoform X2, whose product MVCAPQCNGRCFGRSPRDCCHIECAAGCKGPLDEDCFACRHFNDSGACVPQCPQTLIYNKQTFQMETNPNAKYQYGSICVSQCPTHFVVDGSSCVSVCPPDKTEMERDGQRQCELCSGFCPKVCNGTGAEHRQTVDSSNIDSFVNCTKIQGSLHFLVTGILGDDFKNIPPLDAKKLEVFRTVREITDILNIQSWPKELNSLSVFSSLTTIQGRSLYKRFSLMVMRIPTLTSLGLRSLRYINDGSVYISQNTNLCYHHTVNWTQLFRGRRVRVNNLNNNKPFADCVAEGHVCDPLCSDSGCWGPGPDQCLTCRNYSRHGTCVGSCNFLSGEKREFATSDKECVACHPECKPQRGKVSCTGTEPDECVACSNLRDGPYCMSSCPSGVFDEHRGLIFKYPNKEGHCEPCHPNCTQGCVGPGLNDCKASGGSGQITGIALAVPACLIFCLGLFFLGVLYHRGLAIRRKRAMRRYLESGESFEPLGPGEKGTKVYARILRPSELKKIKLLDYGVFGTVHKGFWTPEGETVKIPVAIKTIQDSSGRQTFTEITDHLLSMGSLDYPYIVRLLGICPGPSLQLVTQLSPRGSLLEHIRQHKNSLDPQRLLNWCVQIAKGMFYLEEHHMVHRNLAARNILLKNDYQVQISDYGVADLLYPDDKKYVYTDTKTPIKWMALESILFRRYTHQSDVWSYGVTVWEMMSFGAEPYVSVQPQEVPSLLEKGERLSQPHICTIDVYMVMVKCWMIDENVRPTFKELASDFTRMARDPHRYLVIKEGEDAPPGEIQRRESERGLLDADLEDADEEGLDDGLATPPLQHSPSWSLSRSRINSCRSGVSQSGLTGYLPMTPSPADNIRQLWFHRSRLSSVRTLPERSEVRGNGREAEGLRAGSLRRTRLGSERSSPRVALSRHRKLSTASSPSSYKVWTAQEDEEELDHYGYVLPGSPETPERSTKCNQLPEGCKGAAAKQRDGMEKDHLHRRREIKSVDHKTEVGRGICRYEYMDIRHSDSSEGGESELERCGSQTSSTTGAETDQTPGGLVKERKGEEETQICHTNKQAAVTEDPSGGVVPGADVLAAGAGTVEEYEEMSRFEKVPGERRHAEYENLPAKARAVPEETDGDRCAGIGEYIKVCAGIREPGNNTSFDNPDYWHSRLFLKPDAVRT is encoded by the exons ATGGTGTGTGCTCCCCAGTGCAACGGACGCTGCTTTGGGAGAAGCCCCAGGGACTGCTGCCACATCGAGTGTGCAGCAGGGTGCAAAGGCCCTCTGGATGAGGATTGTTTT gCATGCCGTCATTTCAATGATTCAGGAGCCTGCGTGCCTCAGTGCCCCCAGACCCTCATTTACAACAAACAGACATTTCAAATGGAGACCAATCCCAATGCAAAGTACCAATATGGATCAATCTGTGTGTCTCAGTGTCCTA CTCATTTTGTGGTGGACGGGAGCTCCTGCGTGAGCGTCTGTCCTCCAGATAAGACAGAAATGGAGAGAGACGGCCAGAGGCAGTGTGAGCTCTGCAGTGGATTCTGCCCGAAAG TGTGTAACGGCACCGGCGCAGAGCACAGGCAGACGGTGGATTCTAGCAACATTGACAGCTTCGTTAATTGCACCAAGATCCAGGGCAGCCTTCACTTCCTGGTCACAGGGATTCTTGG agatgattttaaaaacattccacCACTCGATGCCAAAAAGTTGGAGGTGTTCCGCACCGTGAGGGAAATAACAG ATATTCTTAACATCCAGTCGTGGCCTAAAGAGCTAAACAGCCTCTCGGTTTTTTCAAGCCTCACGACAATTCAGGGGAGGTCGCTCTACAA gcGATTCTCTCTGATGGTGATGCGTATCCCCACTCTTACCTCCCTCGGGCTGCGCTCTCTGCGGTACATCAACGACGGCAGCGTGTACATCAGTCAGAATACCAACCTTTGTTACCACCACACTGTGAACTGGACGCAGCTGTTCAGGGGCCGCAGAGTTCGAGTCAACAACCTCAACAATAACAAGCCGTTTGCGGATTGCG TTGCAGAAGGACATGTGTGCGATCCTCTGTGTTCGGACTCGGGCTGCTGGGGCCCCGGCCCTGACCAGTGTCTTACCTGTAGGAACTACAGCCGCCACGGCACATGTGTGGGAAGCTGCAACTTTTTGTCTGG AGAAAAGAGGGAATTTGCAACATCTGACAAAGAATGTGTCGCTTGTCATCCGGAGTGCAAGCCTCAGAGGGGAAAAGTCAGCTGCACAGGAACG gaGCCAGATGAGTGCGTGGCTTGCTCCAACCTTCGAGATGGTCCATACTGCATGTCCTCTTGTCCCTCTGGAGTATTTGATGAACACAGAGGACTAATTTTCAAATACCCCAACAAAGAGGGCCACTGTGAACCATGCCATCCCAACTGCACACAGGG GTGCGTCGGCCCAGGTTTAAACGATTGTAAGGCATCAGGCGGCAG CGGACAGATCACAGGCATAGCATTGGCAGTCCCAGCTTGTTTGATTTTCTGCCTCGGGTTGTTCTTCCTGGGGGTGTTGTACCACCGAGGCCTTGCCATCCGTCGCAAGAGAGCCATGAGAAGATACCTGGAGAGTGGAGAG AGCTTTGAGCCCCTGGGTCCGGGAGAGAAAGGCACAAAGGTTTATGCTCGGATCTTGAGGCCGTCagagctgaaaaaaatcaaactcctTGACTATGGTGTTTTTGGAACGGTACACAAG GGCTTTTGGACCCCAGAGGGAGAGACGGTCAAGATCCCTGTGGCAATAAAGACGATCCAGGACAGCTCAGGTCGACAAACCTTCACTGAGATCACTGAT CACTTGTTGTCCATGGGCAGCCTGGACTACCCTTACATTGTTAGGCTGCTGGGAATTTGTCCTGGTCCCAGTCTCCAGCTGGTGACCCAGCTCAGTCCCCGTGGCTCCTTACTGGAGCACATCAGACAGCATAAGAACAGCCTGGACCCCCAGCGCCTGCTCAACTGGTGTGTGCAGATTGCTAAG GGTATGTTCTACCTGGAGGAACACCACATGGTCCACAGAAATCTGGCTGCCCGCAACATCCTGCTGAAGAACGACTACCAGGTCCAGATCTCGGACTATGGTGTGGCAGACCTCCTCTATCCGGATGACAAGAAATACGTCTATACAGATACAAAG ACACCTATAAAGTGGATGGCACTTGAGAGCATCTTGTTTCGAAGATACACTCATCAAAGCGATGTTTGGAGTTACG GAGTGACAGTGTGGGAGATGATGTCCTTTGGGGCGGAGCCGTACGTGTCAGTGCAGCCTCAGGAAGTGCCGAGCCTTTTGGAGAAAGGCGAGCGTCTGTCACAGCCCCACATCTGCACCATCGATGTCTACATGGTCATGGTTAAAT gCTGGATGATTGACGAGAACGTGAGGCCAACCTTCAAAGAGCTAGCAAGTGATTTTACACGAATGGCAAGAGATCCACATAGATACCTTGTCATCAAG GAAGGGGAAGACGCCCCCCCTGGAGAAATCCAACGAAGAGAGTCAGAGCGAGGACTTCTGGATGCAGATTTGGAAGACGCAGACGAGGAGGGGCTGGACGATGGCTTGGCTACGCCTCCTCTCCAGCACTCACCGTCATGGAGTCTTTCTCGTTCAAGGATAAATTCCTGCAgg AGTGGTGTATCTCAGTCTGGCCTGACCGGATACCTACCAATGACCCCAAGTCCAGCAGACAACATCCGTCAG CTGTGGTTTCACCGGTCTCGCCTGAGCTCTGTGCGGACGCTGCctgaaaggtcagaggtcagaggaaaTGGCAGGGAGGCAGAGGGGTTACGGGCTGGAAGCCTTCGCCGAACAAGGCTGGGCTCAGAGAGGAGCAGCCCTCGTGTAGCTTTAAGTCGTCACAGGAAGCTTTCCACGGCCTCCAGTCCGTCCTCCTACAAGGTGTGGACGGCacaggaggatgaggaggagttGGACCACTATGGCTACGTTCTGCCTGGGTCACCTGAAACCCCAGAAAGAA GTACAAAATGTAATCAGCTGCCTGAGGGTTGCAAAGGAGCGGCAGCAAAGCAAAGAGACGGAATGGAGAAAGATCATCTCCACCGCAGGAGAGAGATCAAATCTGTGGATCATAAAACAGAGGTGGGCCGAGGGATTTGTAGGTATGAATACATGGATATCAGGCACTCAGACTCTTCAGAAGGAGGTGAGTCAGAATTGGAGAGATGTGGGAGTCAAACATCCTCAACGACTGGAGCGGAGACGGACCAAACACCAGGGGGCTTGGTCAAAGagagaaagggggaagaagaaaCTCAAATTTGCCACACGAATAAACAAGCCGCAGTAACAGAGGATCCTAGTGGTGGTGTTGTGCCTGGGGCAGATGTTTTGGCAGCTGGAGCCGGTACGGTGGAGGAGTACGAGGAGATGAGCAGATTTGAAAAGGTGCCTGGTGAGCGGCGGCACGCGGAATATGAGAACCTCCCAGCGAAGGCGAGGGCTGTTCCCGAGGAGACGGACGGTGACAGGTGTGCAGGGATCGGGGAATACATAAAGGTGTGTGCTGGCATCAGGGAACCTGGCAACAACACGTCGTTTGACAACCCAGACTACTGGCACAGCAGGCTGTTCCTCAAACCAGATGCTGTACGCACATAA
- the pa2g4b gene encoding proliferation-associated protein 2G4b, producing MSGDEETPEQTIAEDLVVTKYKMGAEIANQALKKVAEAATPGVSVLSLCQKGDEFIAAETGKIFKREKDMKKGIAFPTCVSVNNCVCHFSPLKSDQDVILKDGDLVKIDLGVHVDGFISNVAHSFVVGATKDNPVTGRKADVIKAAHLCAEAALRLVKPGNQNTQVTEAWNKIAKSFKCSAVEGMLSHQLKQHLIDGEKTIIQNPTDQQRKDHEKAEFEVHEVYAVDVLISTGEGKAKDGGQRTTVYKRDPNKVYGLKMKTSRTFFSEMERRFDTMPFTLRAFEDEAKARLGVVECAKHELLQPFAVLYEKEGEFVAQFKFTVLLMANGPLRITSSLFEPDVYQSEHEVEDPELKVLLQSSASRKAQKKKKKKASKTVENATGQAMETEAAE from the exons ATGTCTGGAGATGAGGAGACACCAGAGCAGACCATCGCCGAAGACCTGGTGGTCACCAAGTACAAGATGGGAGCAGAGATCGCAAACC AGGCTCTGAAGAAAGTAGCCGAGGCCGCTACGCCTGGAGTCTCAGTGCTCAGCCTCTGTCAAAAAGGAGATGAATTCATCGCAGCAGAAACGGGTAAAATCTTCAAAAGGGAGAAAGACATGAAGAAAG GCATCGCGTTCCCCACCTGCGTGTCGGTCAACAACTGCGTATGTCACTTCTCCCCTCTGAAAAGTGACCAGGATGTAATCCTGAAAGATGGGGACCTTGTGAAGAT TGACCTCGGGGTGCATGTTGATGGCTTCATCTCAAATGTGGCTCATAGCTTCGTTGTTGGGGCAACCAAG GACAACCCTGTAACAGGGCGGAAAGCTGATGTCATCAAAGCAGCTCACTTGTGTGCAGAAGCTGCTCTCCGGCTCGTCAAGCCAGGAAACCAG AACACACAGGTCACAGAAGCCTGGAACAAAATCGCCAAGTCATTCAAGTGCTCTGCAGTTGAGG GCATGCTGTCTCATCAGCTCAAACAGCATTTGATCGATGGTGAGAAAACCATCATTCAGAACCCAACGGACCAGCAGAG AAAGGACCATGAGAAGGCGGAGTTCGAAGTGCACGAGGTCTACGCTGTGGATGTGCTGATCAGCACGGGGGAGGGAAAG GCAAAGGACGGAGGCCAGCGGACCACAGTTTACAAGCGAGACCCCAATAAGGTCTACGGGCTGAAGATGAAAACGTCCCGCACGTTCTTCAGCGAGATGGAGAGACGATTCGACACGATGCCTTTCACTTTGAG AGCATTCGAGGACGAAGCCAAGGCCAGGCTGGGTGTGGTGGAGTGTGCCAAGCATGAGCTGCTGCAGCCGTTCGCCGTGCTGTACGAGAAGGAAG ggGAATTTGTGGCCCAGTTCAAGTTCACCGTTCTGCTCATGGCCAACGGACCTCTGCGGATCACCAGCAGCCTCTTTGAGCCCGACGTCTACCAGTCTGAGCACGAAGTGGAGGACCCAGAGCTGAAG GTTTTGCTTCAGAGCTCAGCCAGCCGCAAGgctcagaagaagaagaaaaagaag GCTTCAAAGACCGTAGAGAATGCGACAGGACAGGCGATGGAGACCGAAGCTGCCGAGTAA
- the erbb3b gene encoding receptor tyrosine-protein kinase erbB-3b isoform X1: MDQQQVLLLCVALSWRIHTGSTQSHEEVCPGTQNGLSSTGSQETQYNLIKDRYSGCEIIMGNLEITQIESNWDFSFLKTIREVTGYVLIAMNHVQEIPLGQLRVIRGNSLYERRFALSVFFNYPKEGSNGLRQLGLLNLTEILEGGVQIINNKFLSYGPFIFWQDIVRDNSAPIDIQNNGERGPCHKSCGAYCWGPNKDQCQILTKMVCAPQCNGRCFGRSPRDCCHIECAAGCKGPLDEDCFACRHFNDSGACVPQCPQTLIYNKQTFQMETNPNAKYQYGSICVSQCPTHFVVDGSSCVSVCPPDKTEMERDGQRQCELCSGFCPKVCNGTGAEHRQTVDSSNIDSFVNCTKIQGSLHFLVTGILGDDFKNIPPLDAKKLEVFRTVREITDILNIQSWPKELNSLSVFSSLTTIQGRSLYKRFSLMVMRIPTLTSLGLRSLRYINDGSVYISQNTNLCYHHTVNWTQLFRGRRVRVNNLNNNKPFADCVAEGHVCDPLCSDSGCWGPGPDQCLTCRNYSRHGTCVGSCNFLSGEKREFATSDKECVACHPECKPQRGKVSCTGTEPDECVACSNLRDGPYCMSSCPSGVFDEHRGLIFKYPNKEGHCEPCHPNCTQGCVGPGLNDCKASGGSGQITGIALAVPACLIFCLGLFFLGVLYHRGLAIRRKRAMRRYLESGESFEPLGPGEKGTKVYARILRPSELKKIKLLDYGVFGTVHKGFWTPEGETVKIPVAIKTIQDSSGRQTFTEITDHLLSMGSLDYPYIVRLLGICPGPSLQLVTQLSPRGSLLEHIRQHKNSLDPQRLLNWCVQIAKGMFYLEEHHMVHRNLAARNILLKNDYQVQISDYGVADLLYPDDKKYVYTDTKTPIKWMALESILFRRYTHQSDVWSYGVTVWEMMSFGAEPYVSVQPQEVPSLLEKGERLSQPHICTIDVYMVMVKCWMIDENVRPTFKELASDFTRMARDPHRYLVIKEGEDAPPGEIQRRESERGLLDADLEDADEEGLDDGLATPPLQHSPSWSLSRSRINSCRSGVSQSGLTGYLPMTPSPADNIRQLWFHRSRLSSVRTLPERSEVRGNGREAEGLRAGSLRRTRLGSERSSPRVALSRHRKLSTASSPSSYKVWTAQEDEEELDHYGYVLPGSPETPERSTKCNQLPEGCKGAAAKQRDGMEKDHLHRRREIKSVDHKTEVGRGICRYEYMDIRHSDSSEGGESELERCGSQTSSTTGAETDQTPGGLVKERKGEEETQICHTNKQAAVTEDPSGGVVPGADVLAAGAGTVEEYEEMSRFEKVPGERRHAEYENLPAKARAVPEETDGDRCAGIGEYIKVCAGIREPGNNTSFDNPDYWHSRLFLKPDAVRT; the protein is encoded by the exons ATGGACCAGCAGCAAGTCCTGTTACTTTGTGTGGCTTTGTCATGGAGGATACACACTGGGTCCACTCAATCACATGAAG AGGTGTGTCCGGGTACCCAGAACGGTCTGAGCTCCACCGGTTCTCAGGAGACTCAGTACAACCTGATCAAGGACCGCTACAGCGGCTGTGAGATCATCATGGGGAACCTAGAGATCACTCAGATTGAGAGTAACTGGGACTTCTCCTTCCTCAAG acAATCCGTGAGGTGACCGGTTACGTCCTCATTGCTATGAACCACGTTCAGGAGATTCCCTTAGGACAGTTGCGGGTGATCAGAGGGAACAGTCTGTATGAGAGACGCTTCGCTCTGTCGGTTTTTTTCAACTACCCCAAAGAAGGCTCCAACGGTCTGCGACAGCTTGGACTCCTAAACCTGACAG AGATTCTGGAGGGTGGAGTGCAGATTATTAACAACAAATTCCTGAGTTATGGCCCCTTCATCTTCTGGCAAGATATTGTTCGAGACAACAGCGCTCCGATTGACATCCAAAATAATGGGGAGAGAG gCCCGTGTCACAAATCTTGCGGCGCTTACTGCTGGGGACCAAATAAGGACCAGTGTCAGATCT TGACTAAGATGGTGTGTGCTCCCCAGTGCAACGGACGCTGCTTTGGGAGAAGCCCCAGGGACTGCTGCCACATCGAGTGTGCAGCAGGGTGCAAAGGCCCTCTGGATGAGGATTGTTTT gCATGCCGTCATTTCAATGATTCAGGAGCCTGCGTGCCTCAGTGCCCCCAGACCCTCATTTACAACAAACAGACATTTCAAATGGAGACCAATCCCAATGCAAAGTACCAATATGGATCAATCTGTGTGTCTCAGTGTCCTA CTCATTTTGTGGTGGACGGGAGCTCCTGCGTGAGCGTCTGTCCTCCAGATAAGACAGAAATGGAGAGAGACGGCCAGAGGCAGTGTGAGCTCTGCAGTGGATTCTGCCCGAAAG TGTGTAACGGCACCGGCGCAGAGCACAGGCAGACGGTGGATTCTAGCAACATTGACAGCTTCGTTAATTGCACCAAGATCCAGGGCAGCCTTCACTTCCTGGTCACAGGGATTCTTGG agatgattttaaaaacattccacCACTCGATGCCAAAAAGTTGGAGGTGTTCCGCACCGTGAGGGAAATAACAG ATATTCTTAACATCCAGTCGTGGCCTAAAGAGCTAAACAGCCTCTCGGTTTTTTCAAGCCTCACGACAATTCAGGGGAGGTCGCTCTACAA gcGATTCTCTCTGATGGTGATGCGTATCCCCACTCTTACCTCCCTCGGGCTGCGCTCTCTGCGGTACATCAACGACGGCAGCGTGTACATCAGTCAGAATACCAACCTTTGTTACCACCACACTGTGAACTGGACGCAGCTGTTCAGGGGCCGCAGAGTTCGAGTCAACAACCTCAACAATAACAAGCCGTTTGCGGATTGCG TTGCAGAAGGACATGTGTGCGATCCTCTGTGTTCGGACTCGGGCTGCTGGGGCCCCGGCCCTGACCAGTGTCTTACCTGTAGGAACTACAGCCGCCACGGCACATGTGTGGGAAGCTGCAACTTTTTGTCTGG AGAAAAGAGGGAATTTGCAACATCTGACAAAGAATGTGTCGCTTGTCATCCGGAGTGCAAGCCTCAGAGGGGAAAAGTCAGCTGCACAGGAACG gaGCCAGATGAGTGCGTGGCTTGCTCCAACCTTCGAGATGGTCCATACTGCATGTCCTCTTGTCCCTCTGGAGTATTTGATGAACACAGAGGACTAATTTTCAAATACCCCAACAAAGAGGGCCACTGTGAACCATGCCATCCCAACTGCACACAGGG GTGCGTCGGCCCAGGTTTAAACGATTGTAAGGCATCAGGCGGCAG CGGACAGATCACAGGCATAGCATTGGCAGTCCCAGCTTGTTTGATTTTCTGCCTCGGGTTGTTCTTCCTGGGGGTGTTGTACCACCGAGGCCTTGCCATCCGTCGCAAGAGAGCCATGAGAAGATACCTGGAGAGTGGAGAG AGCTTTGAGCCCCTGGGTCCGGGAGAGAAAGGCACAAAGGTTTATGCTCGGATCTTGAGGCCGTCagagctgaaaaaaatcaaactcctTGACTATGGTGTTTTTGGAACGGTACACAAG GGCTTTTGGACCCCAGAGGGAGAGACGGTCAAGATCCCTGTGGCAATAAAGACGATCCAGGACAGCTCAGGTCGACAAACCTTCACTGAGATCACTGAT CACTTGTTGTCCATGGGCAGCCTGGACTACCCTTACATTGTTAGGCTGCTGGGAATTTGTCCTGGTCCCAGTCTCCAGCTGGTGACCCAGCTCAGTCCCCGTGGCTCCTTACTGGAGCACATCAGACAGCATAAGAACAGCCTGGACCCCCAGCGCCTGCTCAACTGGTGTGTGCAGATTGCTAAG GGTATGTTCTACCTGGAGGAACACCACATGGTCCACAGAAATCTGGCTGCCCGCAACATCCTGCTGAAGAACGACTACCAGGTCCAGATCTCGGACTATGGTGTGGCAGACCTCCTCTATCCGGATGACAAGAAATACGTCTATACAGATACAAAG ACACCTATAAAGTGGATGGCACTTGAGAGCATCTTGTTTCGAAGATACACTCATCAAAGCGATGTTTGGAGTTACG GAGTGACAGTGTGGGAGATGATGTCCTTTGGGGCGGAGCCGTACGTGTCAGTGCAGCCTCAGGAAGTGCCGAGCCTTTTGGAGAAAGGCGAGCGTCTGTCACAGCCCCACATCTGCACCATCGATGTCTACATGGTCATGGTTAAAT gCTGGATGATTGACGAGAACGTGAGGCCAACCTTCAAAGAGCTAGCAAGTGATTTTACACGAATGGCAAGAGATCCACATAGATACCTTGTCATCAAG GAAGGGGAAGACGCCCCCCCTGGAGAAATCCAACGAAGAGAGTCAGAGCGAGGACTTCTGGATGCAGATTTGGAAGACGCAGACGAGGAGGGGCTGGACGATGGCTTGGCTACGCCTCCTCTCCAGCACTCACCGTCATGGAGTCTTTCTCGTTCAAGGATAAATTCCTGCAgg AGTGGTGTATCTCAGTCTGGCCTGACCGGATACCTACCAATGACCCCAAGTCCAGCAGACAACATCCGTCAG CTGTGGTTTCACCGGTCTCGCCTGAGCTCTGTGCGGACGCTGCctgaaaggtcagaggtcagaggaaaTGGCAGGGAGGCAGAGGGGTTACGGGCTGGAAGCCTTCGCCGAACAAGGCTGGGCTCAGAGAGGAGCAGCCCTCGTGTAGCTTTAAGTCGTCACAGGAAGCTTTCCACGGCCTCCAGTCCGTCCTCCTACAAGGTGTGGACGGCacaggaggatgaggaggagttGGACCACTATGGCTACGTTCTGCCTGGGTCACCTGAAACCCCAGAAAGAA GTACAAAATGTAATCAGCTGCCTGAGGGTTGCAAAGGAGCGGCAGCAAAGCAAAGAGACGGAATGGAGAAAGATCATCTCCACCGCAGGAGAGAGATCAAATCTGTGGATCATAAAACAGAGGTGGGCCGAGGGATTTGTAGGTATGAATACATGGATATCAGGCACTCAGACTCTTCAGAAGGAGGTGAGTCAGAATTGGAGAGATGTGGGAGTCAAACATCCTCAACGACTGGAGCGGAGACGGACCAAACACCAGGGGGCTTGGTCAAAGagagaaagggggaagaagaaaCTCAAATTTGCCACACGAATAAACAAGCCGCAGTAACAGAGGATCCTAGTGGTGGTGTTGTGCCTGGGGCAGATGTTTTGGCAGCTGGAGCCGGTACGGTGGAGGAGTACGAGGAGATGAGCAGATTTGAAAAGGTGCCTGGTGAGCGGCGGCACGCGGAATATGAGAACCTCCCAGCGAAGGCGAGGGCTGTTCCCGAGGAGACGGACGGTGACAGGTGTGCAGGGATCGGGGAATACATAAAGGTGTGTGCTGGCATCAGGGAACCTGGCAACAACACGTCGTTTGACAACCCAGACTACTGGCACAGCAGGCTGTTCCTCAAACCAGATGCTGTACGCACATAA